Below is a window of Runella sp. SP2 DNA.
ATTTTATCGTAGAGGTCGTTTTTTAGTCTTATAATTTCGCTCTTTTGCATCCCATTGTAGTTGAGTTTGGCTAAAACAGGCTTACTCTCATAACCTTTTTTGTACTGCTCAATCGCAACACTGCTTACAGCCCGACCAAGATAAAACATGGCTTTCTGGCTTGGTGTGTAGTCCATTTTTGCAAAAAAACGTTCAATTTTTTGTTGATTCTCCGATAATTCTATTTGTTCGGGAGCGCCCTCAACTTCTTTTAATTCAGACTCTTCCATGTTGTTATAAAGGTTTAATTGTTGAATAACTTTAAAAAGTGCCAAGTATTGAAAAACACCATTACGAATCGCAAAGTCAAAAGGATTTTTGCCATAAATATTTGTGTAGCTATCATAACGCTTGTACCAATGGCACAATACCAATTCCTTGAAATAGCCAAATAACTGACTTTTGGCAATCGGGCGTTTTTCCAAAAGTTGCTTGAACAAAGCCAACGCTTCATTTTTTTTGACTTTATCTTTCCGAATCGGAATAAGGTTGTAAACGGTATAAAGATTGAATGTCAACGTATTGCTCTCTCCTGCGCTCATAACATTTTGCCAATTCACACCCTCAATTTGCCTCATTTCTATGTGTGTAGTGGCAAAGGTTTCAATCATTCGCTCAAAGTGTGTACGGCTTACGTCTTTGATGACATTGATAGTTTTGAAGAAGTTACCATCAGACTCAAAAGCCAGAAAGGTTATCCAGTAAGGAAAGTCCTGTGAGCGAACCGTATCTAAATCGGTAAGAACTTCTTCTAATTTTTTGTACTGAAATAGCAGGTCCGATTTCTTTGAAATCGTGGACAGTGTCGATTCTAAATCGCTATCATCCTTGCTAAATAGTTGTGGGATAATACAGTGGTCAATCCCTGCAATACTCGTTTTATATTTTTCGAGCAAATACTTTGAGCCTTGTTCCAAGTATTTTTGAATTTCAGAACCAACTTGATAGTTTTTAGGAAAAGCACTGCTATCAAATCCATTCGCATAGTTTACCGTTGTTGATACAAACATTTTATTCATGTTGTAACGAGCCTTTATTACTAACTCGCCTACATTTTCTTTGTATTCGCCAGTTGCATAACATAATTTTGATTCGACAGGTACGCCCTTGTCGGTTGTACCCCTCGGAAACTTGACCTTCAAAAAATCTATATACCCATCTATGTTCTTGAAATAAGTTGGCGAAGTCCACCCTTTTTCGGACCAAACCACCTGTGCTACAACTAATACTATTTTTTCACTTGGGTTAAGTTTTATCTTTTGAGATTCAACTTCTTCCTTTGGTTGAACAAGGATTTTTTTGACATCAACCTTACCATCGGTCATGAACTGACTTTCAAAAACCGAACGCACCCCATAAATGGCTGCAAGGGTTTCGTATAAGTCAGTGTTTTTGAGTTGAGGAAATCCTTTGTCAATGGCTTCGGTAAATTGGCTAACTTTTGCACCATCAGTAGCTCCAAAAAAGGTTTTTCTGATTTGTTCAAGTCCACCGAACTCAGCGCATGTATAGATAGCTTTGTTGTTACCACCTTGAATTTTGATATTAAAAAGCCTTTGAACCGTTTTTGCATCATCGTATTCGCCCAATTCACCTAATCTGATTTGGCTTTCGTCTAAATCAAAAACAATAGGTAAAACATAGTTGGTAATTTTTTCGCCTTTTTTATTCTCAGTTTCAATTTTTGGCCAATCCAGCACGTCGTCCCATTCGCCAAGGTCTTGGCTTTTTTGCTGTCCGATTTTTATAAGTGTCTGTAACATAGTGTTTCCTTTATCTGCCCCAAAGTAACAAATTCATGTTGCCAATTAATGACAATGATTAGTTTTTGTTACAAAAACTTAGTTAACGGTAAAAGAAGATAATTAAGGAATTGACCACTTGCAGAAACAGTGTCCCATGCACCTGTCGCAAGTATCATTGAGTGGTTCGTCACAATTGTGACAAATGCAGAAGCCTTTATGGCTACTAGGAATTATAAAATTACTACTTCGTAGTTTTGATAACTAACTCTAACTAATATTAAAATCTATTACTTTTGAAATCGACTAAAACAAGGATTGAAACAGGGGCACTTATGAACAACAACATACTGATTAACAATGTCCTATCATAAAAATACAATAACAAACTGTTATCAACGAAGTAGGTATTGAAACCTAAACCGCCACAAAATGAAGCCAAAAAGCCAATTTCCACCAAACACCCTCTCGACCGTCAATTCGACAGTGTGGAAGAAGCCGCAAAGGCCAAAAAGGAGTATTTGATGAATGTGATTTTGAAGGGGGGGGATTTGTCAAGTTTGAAAAAGTAAAATTCAATACCGCATCCCCGCCACAATGTCGTTTAGATACTCTTTTAGTCCCTGAGGTTGCACTACCTGAATGTGCTTGTGTAACCCTAAGATAAATCGCCCTACGCCCCTAAAATCCCTAATTTCAGCCCTAAACTGATAAGTAAAAGGCGAAGAAGCATCGTAACGGCGTTCCGTAAACGGACGAGCCGCGGGAAATTCCTCAATCAACAAATGATATGCCGTAGGCGCTAGGTGTAATTCTACCAAAATGGGCGTTTCTCCCGTCCAACCAAATAAATCCGTTTCTGGAATCGACTCATCGTTAACCTGCAACGAGTCCAGAAGCTCGACTTCGTCAATCCGATTTACCTTAAAACTTTTGATGATTTTAGATCCTAACTCATAGGCATTCAGGGTCGCAAAATCGTCTGTAAAACTCAGCGGTTCTACCAGTCGATCGGAAGTAGAATTGGAGTGGGGCGAATGATAACGCAATAAGTTTACCTGCCGCCGCTCTTGTATGGCTTGATTGAGTTTTGTCACCATCATTCCTTTTCTACGGTCGAGCAGTTCTTCGGCCAATGGAATCAACTCCGACGTCAGATAAATTTTACGTTCAATGCTTACGTGCAAAGGACTTGTATTTTTTAGACTTGCCAGTAAAGGCCGAAGAAGCGCGGTTTCTTCCACGGTAAATACTACGTTGGAGGTTTCAGCCTCAAAAATCCAATACCTATTTTGCTCATCACAATCGAGTAAATACCCCAATTTTTCGAGCAACTTCAAATAGCGATACAGCGAACGGGGCGAAGTATTGATGGCACTGGCCAACTGAGGCACAGTACGACGACGGCCTTTGAGCAGTGAAATCAGCCGAAAAACACGCTCTATTTTAGCTTGTTCTTTGTGCTCTCTCGTATCTTCCATGGTAGTGTATTGTTTAAATATTGTCCTTAATCATCCTATTATTCTCCAGTACTCTCCTCCATCTTCGCCAAAATCGCTATTGAAATTGTAGATAATCGATGGTTAAGATACTGATTATTTGAACTTTATAGAATTTTATGTAAATTTACAATTATATTTTAAAATT
It encodes the following:
- a CDS encoding YafY family protein; amino-acid sequence: MEDTREHKEQAKIERVFRLISLLKGRRRTVPQLASAINTSPRSLYRYLKLLEKLGYLLDCDEQNRYWIFEAETSNVVFTVEETALLRPLLASLKNTSPLHVSIERKIYLTSELIPLAEELLDRRKGMMVTKLNQAIQERRQVNLLRYHSPHSNSTSDRLVEPLSFTDDFATLNAYELGSKIIKSFKVNRIDEVELLDSLQVNDESIPETDLFGWTGETPILVELHLAPTAYHLLIEEFPAARPFTERRYDASSPFTYQFRAEIRDFRGVGRFILGLHKHIQVVQPQGLKEYLNDIVAGMRY
- a CDS encoding TM1802 family CRISPR-associated protein, whose amino-acid sequence is MLQTLIKIGQQKSQDLGEWDDVLDWPKIETENKKGEKITNYVLPIVFDLDESQIRLGELGEYDDAKTVQRLFNIKIQGGNNKAIYTCAEFGGLEQIRKTFFGATDGAKVSQFTEAIDKGFPQLKNTDLYETLAAIYGVRSVFESQFMTDGKVDVKKILVQPKEEVESQKIKLNPSEKIVLVVAQVVWSEKGWTSPTYFKNIDGYIDFLKVKFPRGTTDKGVPVESKLCYATGEYKENVGELVIKARYNMNKMFVSTTVNYANGFDSSAFPKNYQVGSEIQKYLEQGSKYLLEKYKTSIAGIDHCIIPQLFSKDDSDLESTLSTISKKSDLLFQYKKLEEVLTDLDTVRSQDFPYWITFLAFESDGNFFKTINVIKDVSRTHFERMIETFATTHIEMRQIEGVNWQNVMSAGESNTLTFNLYTVYNLIPIRKDKVKKNEALALFKQLLEKRPIAKSQLFGYFKELVLCHWYKRYDSYTNIYGKNPFDFAIRNGVFQYLALFKVIQQLNLYNNMEESELKEVEGAPEQIELSENQQKIERFFAKMDYTPSQKAMFYLGRAVSSVAIEQYKKGYESKPVLAKLNYNGMQKSEIIRLKNDLYDKMRQFKLHSYMEPIFKKFTEHFNENQWTMKPDEALFYILSGYSFN